The genome window CAACTACCCCGAAAACAACCTAATACCAGTTCTTTGATACTTGCTATGCTAATGAATTAGTCAATCCTCCAAGGATTCTTATAAGGGAATGTTTATGGTACCAACTATCATTTCCAAACACTGTGACTAATGTGTGATTGTGTGTCTATAAAATGTACGTGACTGATCTATTGCTTAACTCAAAGGTGTCCCCAAGTTTTTTTCGATTATTGTATAGTAGACTAGTAGTCCATTTGCTCTCAAAAGTCCTATGAGAAGCTCTGGACCTCTGGTGCCTCAATTTTGTGGACCAACAGGTGTTGGGTGGGCCTGAGCTCTCACCCTCTTAAATGCTCTATTGAGTTCCTTACCTTTTAAATGCTAGCTAGTTATCTTGCTTCACTCAAAGGTTAAGCTCTTGGCGTTTTTCTACTTGCTCAAAACACATGGCACTATTGAGCTTCTTTCCAACAATGAAGGGGTGGTTTTCTGGGATAACAAAGGTGGCGTTCAGGTCAGAAGAGGCTGTTTCTTTGTGGGCTTCGGCTGCAATTGGTGGTTTCAGAACTGAGTTTGTCACCAGAGTGATGAAGAGAATAGTTTTTGCTGCATTCACATGTATTCTTGCATTGGGTTCGTTTCCTTTTGCTACTTTGTTTTACTATATTAGTGCTTGTCTCATTGACTTGGCTTTGTGCTAAGGAACCACACTAAAACCCATTGAACATAAGCATACATCTCTACTTTTAGGCTTCATCAATAATCATGCACCCACTCGTTTGGCTACTCCATTGCTATCACTTCGAAGATTCATGGAGCAATTTTATTAGAGTAGTGGTTGTCTCATGGACTGGGCTTTGTGCTAAGGGACCACACTAACCCAGTGAACATAAGCATACAACTCTACCTTTAAACTCCATCAATCAATCATCTTGCACCCAATCTTTTAGGTTTTAGCTACTCGATTGCTATCACTTTAAAGATTCATGGTGCAATATTATTATCATGTAACTTACGGAAACAATCCTTCCAATTGTGTCATTAGCAAACATAATGCTATGCTTAAATTAATTTATAGGAAATTATCAACATATAATATTTAAGCTTGTTCCATGGAGAATTAAATTCACTGTTGCAATATGGAAATTGGAATACTAATTAAGAGTCATacagacattatttttattaattgtgcGTTTGGGCATGgatgaaaaatttaaattatttcactatttatcttatttttgctattattcataagccttactgtactttttggcactatttataagtttcattgtactattttaactaatttttatttttatttacagtacttttagtaataatttttcagttttaacaaaataagcgatatccaaacatACTCTAATTCTATCGATTTTGGCTGGGTTTAGATAGCAATGCATTTGCGTTGAAGTTGATGTCTGTGTTTTTACTGTGGATCCCATGCATTGTTTACGGGACCCGCAAGTACGGAATTCAGcaaatataactttaaaattgggttttatggtactattcacacatttaaaaattattttgctacaatatttttagcaataaatttttaattttcagcaataagtgaTATCTACATATActcataattaaaaaatcatatgcTTTTGATGGATCGGTAGGTGGGGCTGTAGTGGGAATATTTATTGGAGCAATCAAAGGCCAAACCACAGAAACTGGATTTTTAAATGGGGCAGGAATAGGAGCTGTGACAGGTGCCATTGCAGCCATTCAATTACTGGAACCACCAGCAGCAACTGATTGTGAGCCGCTGTCCAAGGTACATAATGCTATATTTACTATGCAATATTTTGCAGTGCGACATGTGATTTATGTCCTTGTTAAGGGTGCTTGATGTCATTTCAATTGTCGAAGTAgtaacaattttatcaatttcgACAGGGTGCCCTCCTAGGTAGTTTAATCAATGGTAAGGTCTTTATAGAATGGGTATGTCCTGCAGTGCTAAAAGCCTATCAATGGCAAGTAAGTATATCTCTATTGGTACTCCAATAAGTTTAGTCATTTGAGTTAATGGTGTTAAATTTTTGTTCACATAATGTCAAATGTATTGAGCAGGTTAGGACTATTGAACCAAGTTATAGAGAAGTTTCAGATATCTATGACATTAGTGGAGGTAAAGGGTTATCCAAGAACTGCATTCAGAAGCTTTCAATACACAAGTTTCATTCTAGCAAGATGAACAAACCATGTCTTGAATTCTGTTGCTCCATTTGCTTACAGGTAAGCAGTActgagcacaaaatttttataatatccttttttttcttcatattttataATATCCTAAGTCAGCATGTgtttaagaaaagtttttttttttgagaagaagttagaagaaaagaaaactaattacAAGTTAAAATTAATCCTATAgttttaaaagtttcaaattaaacaattaaaattgttgcaatttttttttttttggatgagaagATTGTATAAATTaaaccttacaaattttttagtttcaaattgAGCATTGGAAATTCAAAATCACATCAGATTAAATGCTAgaattttttagattaatttacAAACTTGTGGGggattaaattgataaaaatttaaaagtctAGATTCAATAtcaaattaacaataaaaatataagattcaATTTGAATTAGTCTTAAACTTTCTGGCTTTATTTCGAAGTTCTTCAAGTTTAATTTAAAACTAACCCTCAAATATGCATTTTAAATGTggtttatcaaaataaaaaataaaaaatcgaaaGAGGGCTTCAAACACAAATTTAACACATGTTATCATATAAGAGTATCAGAAAATTTTCTAGCTCTTGGTGAATAGCAAGTAGGTTGTCTCGAATACTCATTTGACCAATAATTTTGGAGCATTAGACAACATAAAGGAATCAACCTATTATTCTATCAATTTGGAGTTttggatttttcaaaaaaaaaaaaaaaaaaaaaaagaatcttggacagtcaatataaaaaaattgattgttacTACATAAAGACAATGGTCGATGTTGGTACTTGCAGGATTTCGGGGATGAAGACTCAGTAAGAAGACTTCCCAACTGTGGGCACCTCTTTCATCTATACTGCATAGACGAGTGGCTAACCCGACAAGGCAATTGTCCAATGTGTAGAGAACATGTATGTGATGACAAGAATGGATTATAAATTATCCACTTCATGTCACCAAATCACAAAGCTCATTGGTGTGTGTATGGCAATTGtttacttttttgcctacttattttttaaatagtttttttgcCTTTACACAATGCAAGGATTTGTGGGTCTTTTGAGATGGTTCCTTGTAAATTATAAGTGGCTTTTGGATGTAGTGCACCCATTGAAATGTGGTAATGCTTAGTGTGCATGGTGATACAATTTTATGAGGAGAGATTGGGTTGATTCACACATCGAGCCAGTCTAATACTAACCACAATTgcaacaaaacagaaaaaagagtTACAGTtttagaggatttttttttttctttataggtTATTTAGTagttaattatatttattgtgtaaaaatataattatattttagaaaagaTTATGTTTTACGAAGCTGTAAATTCTCTTTTACAGTGAAAATAAGTTCAACTAAACCGACCTTGTGGATAGAGAGAAAACCaaggaaaaagttaaaaacattaCTGGGATAACTCCCTTGGCCTATGGGGAGACGGAAGAGCTCATGCGATGGTGGCTTAATGCTATTTTGCCAAGTTCTGTATTTACTATTTCCTTTATTGCTAAAAAGGTCACCTAAATGCTTCACAACTATTAGAGTAGTAGAATATGAACAGGATTCAATTTTTTGGTACACAATGTGACaatattctattaaaaaatatactaaagCTAAGTGGGCTTTATATTCTTAATGAATTCGATTTGGTATCAATTATCAATAatcaatttatcaaaaaaaaaaattatcaataatcAATATCTTGTTTATTTGTACAAATTTTATGGTAATATAAAATTACCATAAAGGTCAAATTATCATTAAGTTTCAAATCATTAAATACCGTAATCTTATATTGCTAGAATGCGATTCTGTGGATCACAAACTCTAGGAATCTAACAACACAATGCAGCCTAATTTATGTGTACCAAACATCCCTAAATGgaattaaacaaaacctaaactcTACGTCCTTATTGTCCCACTCAAAATCAGCCTTGATAATACGTGGTTAAAAAATTGGAACATGGTCTTGCTAGCTCGTCTAATTGGCCCTTCCACCAACCCCCTACTCCCAATctaaaagggggaaaaaacatTTGCAAGttcatgaaaattaaaaaataaaaatcatcattaTCTTAATTggatattaatttataaaatttttggtaCTGATTAAATCATGTTGAAAGTAACGAATTAGTACACTGATTAATTTCAATGTGAagtgatttaaattttttttttttttttttggagatgatatgatttgaaCCTAAAGCATTTGTTTCATGatgattaatttttattattagaccaaataaataattgatttatTTAGTATATGTGtaattcaaatccaaatcttttattcaaaacattcttctaaaatgtgtgtttggatactaataaaaaattaaaattattttactattcatcttatttttaatattattcatGGACTcaactgcactttttgatactattcatgaatcCTGCTGTACTATGGGGAAAAAACATTTGCAAGttcatgaaaattaaaaataaaaatcatcattaTCTTAATTGGatattagtttataaaatttttggtaCTGATCAAATCATGTTGAAAGTAACGAATTAGTACATTGATTAATTTCAATGTgaagtgatttaaaaaaatatatatattttgagatgatatgatttgaaCCTAAAGCATTTGTTtcatgatcattaatttttattattagaccaaataaataattaatttatttagtatatgtgtaattcaaatccaaatctttCTATctattacctcaaaaaaaaaaaaaaaaattaaatctcttattcaaaaACATTATTCTAAAATGTGTATTTggatactaataaaaaatttaaattattttactattcatcttatttttgctattattcatggtctccactatactttttggtattattcttGGGTCTTGccgtactatttcaactaactatTACTATTATCTGtagtactttcaacaataagttttcagtttcagcaaaataaacaatatCCAAACACACCTATTATTCTCCTATCAATACCATTACTGGATTCCAAAAAGTATCTATCATGCTTTAAGAAAGCTAACTATAATTTCTCACaacataatttcttttattttcgtTTCCCCTTCGAccaaattaaggaaaaaaagtttctcaaaaaaaaaaaaattaaggaaaaaaaaattgttataaaaaaaattttaaggaaaaaaaaaacagaagactaaaaaaaaaaaaatttaaagaaaagaacagaaaaGACAGGACAAATACCTAGTAACTAGAGTctagagagaagaaaagaaaaaaaaagaaaaaggtgagAGTTTCTAAGTTCCAATAAGACGAAAGAAGAGTGAGACAGCAAAGTCAGCAAGTGAGAGACAGAGATGGCGTGGTGTGCAGTTAGGTCTTTCAACGTGCCGGCGGTGGACATGCGCGCACTGCGAACCAGGGCTCCTTTAGCCGCCGGCGCAGGCTTCGCCTCCGTCGCTAGCACCGCTTTGTGGCGCTCCCCTAAGCGCTCTCTGCCCTTCGCTTGCTTTGCCATTTCCACCGATTCTCGTGAGCTCTCTctaattctttttcctttaaaccCTTTTCATTTCTCCCAGTGAATTTGAATGATTCCACTTCACATTTCTAGTATTTCACACACATTGATGAATGGTTCTAATTCAATATTAGGAGTATAACACTGTAGGACTAGACTGTTTGTTTCTCCTTGTCACTTGTTATGGGCCTATTCAATAAAGTTAGGATTGTGACTCATTACAATGAATAATCAATTCATAAAATGTGCTTTTTTTTGTATACATTTTATGAAAATGGCTGCTATTTGTTAATTGATAGAACCATTTGTAGTGGTGAGTTTGCACTTTGGTGGTtataaagaaaattgttttgGGCTGTGGGGTGGGTTTCAAAATTGTACCACCTGTGAATTGGCACTTGGGTTTTTGATGTGTGGAATGCTTGCTTCTTAATGATGTTTGGTTTGTAAATAAGGTCTTCACACTTGGTGTTTCCAACGGCGATGttcagggttcaaatcccctcatccccaactattgaattatcaaaaaaattcaggTCATGGTGGGTGGGAGTATCAAACATGGGTTAAAATGACAGTTGTTGTCATTTTGTGGGTTAAAATGACAGGTGTTGTCATTTTGTAGGTTAGTTCTGATTCTAAGGTTTGGTGATCTTGTTAAAATTGGAATGGTTTTGTTATTTGATTCATTTTTATGTGAATGTGAGTTTGAAAGTTTATTTGGATCTTAATCATAGTTTTAGTTCTGGGCTAAGAAGTGGACAAGTCATGTGACATTGTAGTATTTATGGTGAATTTTTAGGTAAATTTTGAGCAACAGaagtaatttttgaattcttagGGTACCTTAGACAATTCTTAGTTTGATTTCAGAGTTGGAATTTAGAAGGAGTTAATCTTCAATGGACTTCGTGTTACCTTTTTTATCTCAAAGTTGGGAGTTGGTACACACAATGGAACTCCGAGACTTGAGTTGAATCAATGCTTTGAGGAGAACAAGATTTATTTTCTGTTACACCAATATTTTCATAATCGCTGAAGTGTGATTAGATTTACAACCACCACCACGAACATATGCAACTGACTGAACTACCTCAGAATATTTGTTTCTcagtttttattgatttgtgtTCATTTTGCAATTAGCCAAACACAATGGAAGAAGAAGTGAAGAACTAACGTGAATTATATTTGTGGCTATAGAGAAAAGCTCAAGCAAGAAAATGCATTTTGCCTTTATGATTTATTAAAATACCTAAGAAATCCAATAAACTGTTCTGAACAGAATTTGGCATTCTAGCATCTTCTCTTACCAATATAACATGTGTATGGTATGGCCACTGTCTTAGCTTCCTCATTTAAAAGAGAAGGGTTGCTTGCTGGTGATCTTTTCGGGTGGCTCACAAGCACATATGATAAATTTTCTTGTTTAAACTAATTACTAAACGAATGACATCAAATTCCTTGATAAtagtttgaaaattgtttgccatgtttgtcatttttatttgctttttattACCAAATATTAAGTTTCACAAATTCCTGAACGTGTGTGCTTATGTTTGTCCTGATTGTAGGTATAAAGGAAGCTGTTCAAACAGAAAAGGCTCCTGCTGCCTTGGGACCATATTCTCAGGCCACAAAAGCCAACAACTTTCTCTTTGTGTCCGGTGTTCTTGGACTTGTTCCAGAGGTTTGTTGTGTCACCATGACAGTCTTGCTTATCACTTCCTATCTTAATTTTTCTTGTGGGTTTACATGTGCACTTGCATGTGCCTTGGAAATTATACTGCTGATATGTGCCAATGCACACAAGTAGTGCCAATGGGCTCTACCTCAAGTGGCACCTCTTccccttgtaagagcaaggtcGAGGCAAGGTCATGGGTTCATGACCTAGTGGGTGCGTGTATAAccttaccaattaaaaaaaaaaagtgttttggGTAACTGTACTGATGACATGTGATTTCTACATGCATACAGACTGGAAAGTTCATCTCAGATTCTGTGGAAGATCAAACTGAGCAGGTAAAGTAAATGACATGTACACTTTCTTATAATGTTTTTAGGATACATCTACATAACTTCACCTCTCTGGCTGTTACCTTATTAGATTTCAATGTATTTGCATGTTCAGCAGAATATTGTAATTCTTGGTCTCTTTCCcatgtgtgtctatatatatatatatatatatatttttttttttttcttttccccttaACTCAACCATcatggaaattttttgtttgtcatAAATGTGGTTAAGTTCTCTTGGTGACATTTAGCTAGGCAAAAGATGTGCAATTGATGGCTCTTATTTCCAAATTGCAAAGCCAGCTGTTTTTTACTTACTCAGGCCAATGGAAAATTGTAGGTTCTCAAAAATATGGGGGAAATACTTAAAGCTGGTGGTGCGAGTTATGCTGCAGTAGTTAAGACAACAATTATGTATGAATTCCTCAATTCTTTGCTCTGTTGCCTTGATTTTAGAAATTGAATGTTGCAAAACAAATAAGTTTACCTATCATTGTTTGCTGCAGGTTAGCTGACCTTAAAGACTTCAAGAAAGTGAATGAGATTTATGCTAAATGTGAGTTCTATAATCAAACTAGATGTTTCGATGtcaatttaaaacttttattagGAATGCATACAACTACCCAGTCCACCATCTTTGCACTATGCATGTTGTGTTGAACCagataaaaatttgaacattaTAGATCATGAAATCCTGAGTTTTCTAGGTTTTAATTGATAGTTGTGACTCCTGCTCATAGAAAGATGACACTAATTTAACAAAGTGGAGTGTAATCCACTCACTAGTTATCAATTTGGTAGGTGTGAAAGCTTATCTGCTTCAGGGCTCAGCATAAATCTTATTTCTTGTGCCAGATTTGTAGTAGGTGCTATGAGTTTATGGTAGCAACTAGCAAGTATGGATAGCTTTCAAGCTAGACATGCCTTTTGGCCAAAAATTTGTTATCTCTCTGCTTATGCTGTTTAAGATGAACTcttctaaatttaatttttgatgtAATGTATAATCTACATTTCTTGAGGAGAGGTGACCTGATTTGGTATGTTGCTTCACTAAAGAATCTATAGCATTACTAAGTTCATTATATTGCATATGGTGATACAACTGGAAAAGTTGCTAAATCTCCCCGTCATCACACCTGCTTAAATGGTTTGTTATGCAGACTTTCCTTCACCTGCCCCTGCACGTTCAACATACCAGGTAGCAGCATTACCATTGGATGCCAAGATTGAAATTGAGTGCATTGCTGCAATATAAACTACATTCATGCTCGGAATTTGCCTCTTCACAAAGCTCAGTTAATAAGATGGGAGGCGTTTCTCCAATTTTTGGAGTTTGGCATGTGGATGTTGTTGTTATCATAAGAAACTACcataatcaaatttgaaaactaaTTAGACAGCATCAACCAACACAAGGATGCCTAGATGTAGTTTCCTTGTTAGAGGAAATTTAATGGATGCATTTGGTTTACCCGAAGTTTATTTGCCTTGGTTTTGCTGGTGATTGGATGctttaaaattgaaataagaAGATAGTTATGCTGTCCAATATTATATACTCTAGTCCAGGCAAGCACAATTAGTGCCATGCAGGCAAATGAGTTATGAATTACAATCTTCAATAGCCAAATTTAAAGGCTTGTGTGGCCATTAAATGCCAGTGAGCAGATCATGTGTTTTAGCATGACTGAAATGTCCAATAAACGTGCAGGCATTGTTTACATTGTTGATGTGTTATTATGGCTGAATTTAGAGGGGTAAGAGCTGCCCCtaatctgaattttttatttatttatttttttttcagcctGTTTTGTTGTTCTTTAACCCTTTTTAGAATTGTGCTAGGGGCGAGCTGGGCATCTTCTTGTTTGTAATACTCCCCATGGCATCTTATTATTGCATCAGATCttctattttcacatttaacacattaattaaaatgaatattcaaccaattaaaaaattcaaggtCCTAATCCACCcgtaataacaaaaaaaagtagaCTAAAATAGGAATTTTCAGTATTAAGAGATTTGTCACTAAATGTTTTAGTATgactattcttttttttgtatagtATAATCTTCTTTGGGAATTGGGATATgctaattaagaaatttaaatccAAAACCTTTTGAATTAGGGTTTGGCTTATTTccagtatttttttaactgaaatttctttttgttttaatgagaaactgtcaCATTActcattaactaaataaaaggtgaagattaaaacccactaccacttgctattgtgtatttaaaacaaaatgacaccTCTAGTTAATAAAATCTTTTGAATCAAATGAGCATCATAGTAACACTACCAACAACTTAGGTTAGTTAACATGCTTGATTTAAAAGGATTGAGATCAGATTTATTGCatcaagtgatttttttttttaccttctcaaaaaagtgattttttttttttttttaataacttttaatcTTAGCCATTATTAAAAGCGATTGCACATGGATCTAAGTATTTTCAAATGATCTCTATCCGATTAAAATGTATGTAtgaattgaaagttgaaacaacagtcatgaataattttatttaagcaAAATATCACTGACAGAATTGTACACCaatttgttttggtaaaatatcAAAGAAGATAGAGTAGTAAACGAGTGGAGGAGAAATGCCCAAGAATGCCAAAATATCAATCAAAGCAACAAATTTTAAGCTCCATTTAAAGCAAATTAAAGCACCACTTGCTCTCTATCAACACAATTCCatatctttcaaaattctcAGCCCACAGAATCATTAACCAATAACCACCATTCTAGCACCTGGTTTTGTTTATCTagttgttttctttcaattggTGTCCCCAGCTTGCTTCTCTGAGGCACGGAAACAAACCCAACAGTAGTGAAAATTATACGTTGTACCCGGCATATATGCCGGGTTACTCACAAATAGGCGGGTCCCACACTATATGCCGGGTACACCATATACCTGCTTAGTTGATCTCTTTTGGCTAAAAGCTCAGTCATCATCTGGGAAGTAGAGGCTACCTATTCTATAACCTTTGTATGAAGTCATGAACACAagctttattatattttcatcaAGTTCGAGATGATGTGTGGGACCCGCCTATGTGTGAGAGACCCGGCATATATGCCGGGTACACCATATACCTGCTCAGTTGATCTCTTTTGGCTAAAAGCTCAGTCACCATCTGGGAAGTAGGGGCTACCTATTCTATAACCTTTGTATGAAGTCATGAACACAagctttattatattttcatcaatttcaaGATGATAAATGGAGTTCATGGACACATATATTAAAgattaatagatatttatagACAGCTTAGTCAGAGATATCAtactctataaaaaataaataaataataagagtAGTTCTAAGACTATAAAttattagataatttttttgtcacaaatttgaCGTAATAGATTGTGAGTGATTAACTATCACTTATACATGAatccacaattttttctttaccaattaCACTTTACCAGTTAAAATTATGACAAgaagttgtaaaaaattatgtgattCTAGATTCCGCTTCACATTTCTAGTATTTCACACACATTGATGAATAGTTCTAATTCAATATTAGGAGTATAACACTGTAGGACTAGACTGTTTGTTTCTCCTTGTCACTTGTTCTGGGCCTATTCAATAAAGTTGGGATTGTGACTCATTACAATGAATAATCAATTCATAaaatgtgcttttttttttttttggtacgtATACATTTTATGAAAATGGCTGCTATTTGTTAGTTGATAGGACCATTTGTAGTGGTGAGTTTGCACTTTGGAGGTTATAAATAGAATTGTTTTGGGGTGTGGGGTGGGTTTAAAATTGTACTCCCTGTAAATTAGCACTTGGGTTTTTGATGTGTGGAATGCTTGCTTCTTAATGATGTTTGGTTTGTAAATAAGGTCTTCACTCTTGGTGTTTTTAACTGCGATGttcagggttcaaatcccctcaCCCCAActtttgaattatcaaaaaaattcaggTCATGGTGGGTGGGAGAATCAAACATGGGTCAAAATGACAGGTGTTGTCATTTTGTAGGTTAGTTCTGATTCTAAGGTTTGGTGATCTTGTTAAAATTGGAATGGTTTTGT of Quercus lobata isolate SW786 chromosome 8, ValleyOak3.0 Primary Assembly, whole genome shotgun sequence contains these proteins:
- the LOC115957577 gene encoding NEP1-interacting protein-like 1, which encodes MALLSFFPTMKGWFSGITKVAFRSEEAVSLWASAAIGGFRTEFVTRVMKRIVFAAFTCILALGGAVVGIFIGAIKGQTTETGFLNGAGIGAVTGAIAAIQLLEPPAATDCEPLSKGALLGSLINGKVFIEWVCPAVLKAYQWQVRTIEPSYREVSDIYDISGGKGLSKNCIQKLSIHKFHSSKMNKPCLEFCCSICLQDFGDEDSVRRLPNCGHLFHLYCIDEWLTRQGNCPMCREHVCDDKNGL
- the LOC115958505 gene encoding reactive Intermediate Deaminase A, chloroplastic-like, which codes for MAWCAVRSFNVPAVDMRALRTRAPLAAGAGFASVASTALWRSPKRSLPFACFAISTDSRIKEAVQTEKAPAALGPYSQATKANNFLFVSGVLGLVPETGKFISDSVEDQTEQVLKNMGEILKAGGASYAAVVKTTIMLADLKDFKKVNEIYAKYFPSPAPARSTYQVAALPLDAKIEIECIAAI